Part of the Gavia stellata isolate bGavSte3 chromosome 25, bGavSte3.hap2, whole genome shotgun sequence genome is shown below.
CTGTCTGAGGGCAGCAGCTCATTTCTGAACTGACTAAAGCTAGTCAGTGATCTCCACAAAACGATAAGCTTGATTtcatctgtaaaaataaatgcttaaagAGTGATGGATACTGAAGATGAGTGAATGCTTTTTACCTTCCTCCATTTTAGCATTAGCAATGAGCATCTGCCTTAAATGTTTGATGAGTCCAGGCCAACTGAACGTGCTATAAGCGAGGGAGTTTTCAGGCATCTGAGGTATGTTACGAAGACCCAACATCTTGAATTCGGGATGTGGAACTAACGTCTCCATTAAGTctcctgaaaaaagaaattaacagcTGCTCATGTATGACAAAAATATTGCATAGGCTAGCTAAAATAGGAGAAGAGAGTGAGGAACTTTACAAAGATCTAGCAATTTAAGATAAGAAACCAAGCAGGATATATAAAGTTTTAATTTGACAAATATATGGACACACCCCAgacaaaataatgcaaacttGCTATGTACTACTGAGTTCCATACAAGCATGTTAATAGCTCTTATTTTACAATTTAGACTTGTCTCGCTTTATAGTCTGGCTCAAAATCTCAAAGACCCTATGCACTGCTAAAGAGATTGACGACAGatgtgaaattttaattttacaagcAAAACTCTTAGCAATATGGGTAACTTTCTCTATTCCCTTAAAGATACAAACGTCAGCCTGTTGCTACCAAGTTGTATGCTAGCCTGTCTTTTACCCAAGCAAAACACaaacctttcattttgtttcagtttataCAAACTTCTAACTTAATGTGAGATGTAAAACTCAGTCCAACATTACTGTCCTGCACAAATTTCCCCTGAAATGTAAATAGGTACAAGGGTGTCTGTAGGCacctgaaaaaggagaaacaggGTTCTTTTGGTAACGAATGAAACCAGAAGCTGGGGGATCTATTTTTGACTCTGCTACAAAATTAGGATTGAACTTCTAATTTAGTCTTTTGCTTCACTTTTCCTATCTTAAAACTTGGGATGTATCTGAATACTTGAGTACGGAGACTGAACAACTTAAATTCACAACATGAAATGATTACAGAAAGACATGCGAGAATGCTTTAGGTAGCCATATTACAGTTAGATACCTAATGGGTTTCTGCTATAGTGTAAGCCACCTTCTGCTGTGTAAGTGGGCTGGAAAACACTCCCCAGCTGATGTGCAATGACTTGATTTACATCCCTGAAGGAGATCTGTTTAATATTCATCAGCTGAGCACAGATCTTGTGGATGACATCATTTTCATGAACAAGAAGAGCATCTGCTGACTGATACAGATGTGACAGAGTCAAAACAGAGTTGTAGTTTTGAACAATGAcctggaaacaaacaaacaaaaatacacacaaatgAGAATCAAACAATGTAATCCCTTTCTAGGTTATAATCCTCTGGCTACTGTAATTTCCTGAGTTATGATTTAGGAAGTgattcattttctttgccaaaGTGCAGAATGAGGTCAGGAGCTAGCAGAGCTTTTTCATGGAAAGAGAGCAAGACCTGTGAAAATCATGTTATCCTTCTCAGCTCATACAAACATGCTAGAACAAAATCTGCCTGGGAACTGATTATAATGCTGTTATGTACTATCATAACAGGAGATTACTAGTTAGGTAGTAGAGCTTCTCATGAAACTGCATTATACTTTAGCACTTACAttagcaagattttttttttttttgtgagacgACATGTACCAAATATTAGGCAAACAATTCATTAGCTGTGTTACTTTCTGTCATGTTgaccttttaaaaagtaaaatgtatCTCTTTTCTAGAATATTGTAGCTGAAATAAACTATGTTTAAAAGTAAATAGTGATTATAAACTTGTAGAATATCTCTGGGAAATATGACATTCACCTCACCAGTGCCGTAGGGCCAGATAACATGGTTTAGTATAAACGAGGTTGGAAAAGCATCTCTTAAAGACTGGGTCACAAATGCCCCCAAGCCAGATCCTGTACCACCAGCCATGCTCGTTATTGTGAAAAATCCACCGAGTCGATcacatttctctgcttctttttgtaCCAGATTCATTATTACTTCTTTGTGTCTAGGCCCATGAACAGAATAACTGTTGAATAAAAGACAAAACGGGGAGATGTGGCAGGTtatatcaaaataaaagcagtaaggTGAAGCTATTCATAAAGgaaacttttttattattattatttatataaccTGGCATGATGTCACCCATTCTATCTGCAATAAACAATCCTCAGCTgtgacatttattttgcaagaaagCTGTTTATAAACTGTGCTTATTGTTTCCTATTCTTACATCAAATATATTCACTCTATTctaaaatgttacattttcaCTGTAGATACCAATTTCACCTTGCAAAAAGCAGTTTAGAAATTTTGCTGCTATATATATTGATACtcttaacttaaaaataaatcaagttaATGTTACAGACTCTGTACCTCACACAGCTGCAATAGCACCACTCCTAGAGAGTCTAGACAGCTCATTAGCCTCTACAGTTCCCTTAGTGAAGCTTGAAACAATTGCTCATACCCATTTGCCCAGTTGTTCCCAGACCCTTGCTTCTGACAGAAGTGCGACCGATCATCGTATTTCCAGTAGCCAGACCTGGCAGCTATTGATAAGGTTTGGCTGATCACTTTAGGTTCCATGTCAACAAGCACAGCTCGAGCAACAGGTACtggacaggaagaaaaacaaaactaagaatAATGTGCCAATATTAGAACTTTTTTTTACGTAAGATGGACTTGCACCACGGCCCAAATTGTACTCCTCCCACCCACATAAGCTGAACGATTAACTTGATGGTACAGGTACAGAAAGCCGGACTTGGCAAGGCCCTGGATTTCTGGTAGAACTATCTATTGTTCCAAAGACAGATCTGAACTCTAGAGACCACAGgtctttcaggaaagaaaccACTTAATGTGTTTGATAACATCAAATTCAGATACTCTGGGTCCTACTCCATGGCATAATCTATCTACAGTAGAAAATGCAGATGCTTGGAAGGAAAGgttatttatgtatgtatgctCAGTTTCCAGCTGTGTTACTGGCAGACTTGCTCTGTGGCCTCAGACACTCTACTGCACTGATTTTGCTCCCATGGTTGTTAGCAGTGTCGTGAAGGCAGAGGGTTGTGACAGTTCTTCAAGACTGAAGGTAAAACTCATTCTTCAACTGGAGGTAAAAgacttttattatttctgcacTCTTATCTGTATTAGGCTGGAAACCAGACCTCAGTgggaaacaaacatttaaatgcTGTACCTTCTGATTCCTCCTCACTGAAAAAACGTTCTTTGCAAGCATCATGGTAGGAGTCATTCTCCTTCTTGGAACACAACCCATGTGTGCCATGGATGTCACCGCAGACAGCATTAAACACCTCACGACCAATCTGATTACCACACTGACCAAGCTGGACTGTGACTATTGACATTCTTATTCACTTTGTATTTAagcctaaaaaagaaaagcatgccTTTAGTAACTGTggaaaagaggggggggggggggggggggggggggagttcCAGCAAGTAGATTTCTGATCAGTTTTGCAATTTTTTGAGACCCTCTagtgagaaggaaaaggctACGCTACAACCACTGGCTATGTCTGGGGAAAAGTAGACTGTCAGCACTTTCTCCTGAAGGTCAGAAGAATGGAGATGGCAGTTTACAGGAAATCAGTCTGTTTACTGTTGCTGTACATCTGAATGGGCTGAAACCAACCATACTGCAagcaaaatctttgttttcttacctTTGCTTAGTAAGGCAGGATAGAAACAAATAATTCTAACTCCAACAAAGTTATAGGATTAGGCTGTAAAAGCATGATCAGCATAATGAGGACTATATGCCTTTAGGAATGTGAAGCCTGTTCAAAAACCTAGCTGATTTCCAGGCCTGTACTGCGATGGGCCTGATGCCAAGATCTGCTGAGGTGACAAAAGGATTCCCTGGAGCATTCCCCTTGCTTCCACCACAGACAGCAAAGTTTTTGATTCAGCACTGGtatgttttgacatttttttccccactcagCATTCTGCAGTAGCTCTGGGTTCTCACTTTTCTGTTCTCCTCTCACAGAAACAAggtcaatttttttaaactcatttcaTTGTTCTGGGCTGCTATTTTTCATTATCATCCCAGCTGTGCCAGAGCACTTCTGTAGCAGCATTCTTTGGATAACTGCCAGCGTTTGCAGCTTGATCCTGCTGCATTTTACAGGCAGGTATGTGCTATTTTTGATTCCTGGGCTTGATTTCAGCACTGCTGCCAGTCTGCACCTCACGGCCTAAGGCCAGCCTGTGTGTTACAAGGCCGAGTTACTTCTTACCGCAGTcaataaataaatctgtaaatGATTTTCAGAAAAGGCTGACGTCCAACCCACGCGTGTGATACCGACCCCCCCGTGCCTACTATCGGCGTGCTCTGCGCGCCTCactgggagcaggcagctgtCGCTTGCGCCCTCCTCACTCGAGCTGCAGCCACCCGCCTGCGTGGGGACACCCACTCGCGCTCCGCCGTGCCGGCGGGGCCTGGCCAACGGCCGCCCGCCCTCCGGGGCCGCCATGTTCCCGGTGCTGCCTGCTACCCGGCCCTCACGTCGCTCGGCCACCCTCCCCGCCCTACAGAGCCTTTCTCCTCGccggctccctccctcccgccccggctTCCCCGCCGGTACAGCTGCCCTCCCCGGCTGCCTGCCCCGgcccgggcagcgccgccgccctCAGCCCCGCTCGCCGCCGGCCCCTCCTCAGGGCTGACCTCGGCGCCCCCCGCTGAGGCACCCGGGCGCCGGCGGCGCATGCGCAGCCACCTGACTCCGCGATCCCCTTCCCCGCCGGTTCGGACCGAGACGCGCCTTCGAACAACCCGCTTCGCGCATGCTCAGACGGGACTCCGGGCAGGCCGGGTACAAGGGTCGGTCCTGTGGGCTTCACAAAGGGCTATACGCATGCTCCTGCCGAGCAGCTTCGCTGCGCCCTCTGCGCACGCTCCGTGCCAGGAGCAAGGGAGGTGGGCGCGCATTGCGCATGCTCAGAACCACACCTACGCCCGTCCGCCCGGCTCTGTCCCCGCCGCGCATGCTCAGTGCGGCCCCGGCCAATGCCGGAAGGCGTTGTGCGCCTGCGCGGCGCTCtgagccggggcgggggcgcaGGCGCGCTGAGGCCGGGCAGCCGGTGATGGCGTCCGTGGCGGAGTTGGGGGGTGCGGGCCCATGAGGCGGCCCAGGCCCCGTgcacccagcacagccaggaaggggcggcggcgccgcggcTCACACCCGCGCCATGGCGGGCGTGTTCGACATCGACCTGGACCAGCCTGAGGACGCGGGCTCGGacgaggagctggaggagggggtGAGAGGGGGGAGCCCGagccggcgcggcgcggggagggagcgggaggccgctgcggggagcggcgCCAGGGGCAGGCCTGAGAGGAGGGAGCGGCTGGCGGCCCGCGGGCCCGCGCCGGGGGGCATCCCGCCGGCGGCCGAGCGGCGCGGCCCGGTGGGGACACCGCGGAGGCGGGCAGGGGCCGcgctgcggcggggcgggagccgGGCGAggcggagcgcggcgccggccgccgccCTGGCCCGCGCAGGTGAGGCGGCCGCGACCGCGCCCTGCCCGGCCAGAGGCGGCCGCGTTGTCGCGACAGCTGCGCCGGCGGAGGCAGCGCTGCGGCGGTAGCGGGctccgcgcccggcccggcctcgTAGCGCCCGGGAGGCGGCCGGGGAGTTCCCATCCGCGCGAGGGAAACGGCGTCGCGCCCTTGGCGGGGAGCGGGTTTCAGGCAGCGGGCTAGCAGGGCTTCCCCGGCCAGGGTGGCCGGCAGCGGTTGCTCCGGCCGGCTGGCTGGCGGGGGCTGCGCCAAACTTGCGGGAGCTTTTTCTTTGGAAGTTTTGCGTTGGATTTCCTAGCAGAAGTGCCGCAGCggggtgtgtgttttttttttttttcttgtcacatGTTTTAACGTCAGTGCAGAAATGCTAATCTTTCTGGAACTGTATGAAGTCGTTGCTCTAGCggcaaaattaaaagcaaagctttaaaaTGCTCCGTTAGACGTCTGTATGGATCAACGTGCATCTCCATCTCATGCTTTCGTAAACGGTTCACCTTGTAATCTGGAGTTTGTCATTTTGTAATCTTCGTATAGATTCTGTTAAGGCTTTTGGGGAATTTTATTACAAGATCTCTGTTTATATTTTCCTAGTGCTACTGTTGCTTTTTTATATTGTCTTGTATATTAAACATTTGCTGTTGCTTAAACTGctactgcatttattttttgctctttgAATACTAATGACAGTCTTCCAGTCTTTGAGATAACCGGATACGCTGTATCACAGTTGGAATACCCACACTGCATATAAACTGTAGAGACATTGTTTGACAGCTGAAGGCTTGAATGCTTCTCAACCTGCAGGAAAAAGCACCGTCTGTCACCTCAATAATCAATAAAGTacttggcttaaaaaaaaaatgtcgCTTGCATCACACTGTTAATGTTGCCAAGAGCAGGTTCTAAGGGGGATGGCGAGAAAGTTGAATTTGTTCTCTCTCGATTCCAATAATTCAGTTGTagggaataattaaaaaaacctcattacTTATTGTGGATTTCAAAAAATTGCTATGACAGAAATTTTCATGGCAGAACTGTGGACACGAATGCACATTGGCAACCTGATTTGGTTCTCATGTGCCTTTTGGAAAACAGATAAAGGAGGATGAGAAAggaattgaaattaaaatagaacTGAAAAGCAGGGAATATAGGAGCAGGAAGAAGGGGAAGTGTCCGGAAAGTGtaaggggaaaaatgtttcaCCTAAAAGTTACCTCTAGGCGTTGTGCATGTCTTACAGGGATCAGAAAGACATTGCAGGCAGCACAGTTGAAATCATTAAACTGGAAGTGAGCAAGGTGTAAAGTCTGGACTATCTTGTCCAATCTCTGTGGTGCTGGTCCCTGGCACCTCCTGAAAAGTGTAAGCCTAGCAGTAGCAAGAACCGATCAGTTGTAGTTTTGAATAGGCACGGCCATTCTAGAAAATCTGAAGAATCATTTAAATGCAGAGTTTACTCATAAGCCATATGGTTGTTTGCATTAATTATTATGGTGAAAAAAACCAGCcttaatttttgtgtttgtaagaaatgaaacaataagTATAGACTGAAGGGCTGCTAGCCTTCCAGCCAGAATACCATTGCATTTCTTGGTTTTGGGAAATGAGAAGAAATCCCGAAAATGGCAGAATGGTATCTAAAGTGAATTTTGTTCAAGTTAATACTAAGAATGGAAACCATAGTTCACAGGGGCAAGAATAGCATGTGTAAACGTTGCCAGAACCATTGGGTAACTTGAGAAGTTGTTCTAGGAACATGATGGGTGTTTATTCTCTGTGTTTGTTGAATTTTCATTTGTTGGCATCTAACGGTAGGGTCAAGGGCAGCTTTAGTGGGTTTTATTGTGAAACAGATGTCAATAAGCTGGATTTCTCTAATAAATGCTATCAAGAGGACATGAGCTAGCAGCTCTCTGACCTGGAAACGAACTTTTGGACTCCATACTAGCACCACAAGCAGTTAGGTGGAACCAGGAGTTAAATTCCCCTCTAGATCACCCACCAAAATAAACCAGCCTCTGTAAACTTTTAATGTTTAAATGGTTTGGAAACTATTGAAAGCTTCTAATTCTCTTTGGTTAGTGTTTTCACTtagatattttcaaatacacTCCTTGGCTTGGTCTGCTTTTTGCAGATCTcgatgggtttttttccttctgattctCTGAATTTCACATATCACTCAGTATATTGGTATTCAGTCTGTAGATTCTAGGCTGTTTCTCACTAACTTGCAGCTGTTATTTtttgtacatatttttaaaaaaaaaagttaaggtATAGTCTAAAGCTTATTAGAAGCTTGGCCATTAAATTCTATTTGCATTCATTCCAGCTGTCTGCTTGGTTTGcacttcttttgccttgtagAGCCACAATTATAGGGAAGTATTATCTTGCATAAGGGATCAAGTTTAAaattctttgaagaaaatatctCTTCAAAATTGAACTACGTTCTTTAATGGTGACTAGTTCTGATGTTTAAGTGCTCGAGCCTTCTTTAGTAATATTTGCATGCATTAATCTGTCTGAATGATTATTGGTCAGAAAAGGTATTTAACATCAGAGTAAAGCTTAATTCTTTTATTACTATTGGGATTTGATTATTATCAATATAGAATAAAACCTTCGCAGTAGATTATTTGTTTCTAGTGCATAATAATCCCAGTTCATCTAGTCACATAATTTTTACTATTGCTCTAATTTGCATAATACTGtaataggatttttaaaatcGTATGTAAGAgcaactgtaaagaaaaatgcagtagcTTAACATTTTTCATATTCACCTGGGGGTGTGTGAAATTGTTACCTCTAATATTTAAGTGATTGAGTAACAATGCAGTCAGGTAAAACAGTGCTTCCACATGTCACCATTTGAGATACGTGGAACTATTGCAAATCTTACACAGAATTTTGTACGTTTCTTATCTTCTGTTGATAATTCATTATTCATGACCTTTTGGCTTATTTAATTACATaaattataattatatatataattatcagagatacaatttaaaaagttgtaaaaCACATCAGtgcatttgtttttaacactgctttttttcttttgttataatTAATCTTCCTTTTACCCCTCCCATCCCCAGGGTCAATTAAGTGAGAGCATGGACCATGGAGGAGTTGGCCAATATGACCTGTAAGTTGCTGCTAGAAAATGTTCTGTACCATTCATGCCAACTACTTATAAATTCTGATTTTGTTACATTGTTAAGTTAAATAGAAAATTTTGTCATTCTTGTTCAATTTTGAGTTGTTTCTAGTCGTTTCACTATTTCTTCACATTAAAATTTGTGAATTGtatcttgaaataaaataataataataaaaaaaatctgccaaaaCTTGCTGTTGTCTTTTAATCCTTGTTTTTCCTAACATTATCTATTGTACTTGAATAGTATTTGTAATATGAATGTAATGCACTGTCTGCAGAACATTGTATGTTCTGTGCGTTTTAGAAAGGCTCCAGTTGCAGATTTGCGTAGCAGTCTGAAGCAGATGAGAATTCAGAAGTTCTGATTTGACATTCAGGAGGCAGCTACCTTGAGCATTACTTCATTTACAGATTTCCAGATTGTTTCAGCATGTCATGTTGTGAGAAGAAAGCAGTGATAGTTAAAACAGTTCAGTTACATTTACTTGAGCAGGATCAATCTGTTAGTCTTTTGCAGAACTGTAGCATAGTTTAGAAGCAGCATTAAATTACGGCTCAGTCTGCTTTTGTGGCATGTTCGGAGTTGTAAGACTTGGTtttgttacagctttttctGCACGATATTTGTGTTGTGGAAGTCTCACCATGACTGTTGGGGCTGCTGAATGTAATTTGAAGCTTAAACACACCTTATAGCCTTGCTTTTACTTGAGGTCTTGTTAGGAATATCCAAGTCAGTTTGAGGCTTTGGTCTTTTAAACTTAATTCTGGTGTGATACAGAGATTTATTATGCATAAAAATGGAGGAATCTGAAGGAAATCTTGATACTGTAAATCCCCAAAATTTGCAGGTAATCTTTTCTGTGCAACTTGCTGCTTTGCACACACCTAAATAAACTTTCCGATGATGAGAATTCTTCAAACCTCCAAAGCAGTCATTCAGTTATGTCAGATGTACTGTATGCTTTTCAGAAAGTAATTTGCTTGCTTACTTTCATTTGATCGTTTTGAGTATCAGGTAGTCTTATATTCTTGTTTCGGTTTTATCCAGTGGCATGGAACATTGTGAAAAATTTGAGATTTCAGAAACTAGTGTAAACAGAGGTCCAGAAAAGATCCGACCCGAGTGCTTTGAGTTACTACGCGTACTTGGCAAAGGTGGCTATGGAAAGGTAAGGAACTCTTTTATACAGAAGTAAATCCATTACGCTGAAGGCAGTTAAAGCGCTTGCTTGCCGCCTTTGGCAAGGTCTGATCTGCCCatcctgttttctgaaaagttcATTCTAGCAGAAGGTAACCCTAGGGCTGCCAGGGTTGGTGTTGTGGGACCGAGGTCGCTGGCAGAGCCTCACTAGCAGGTGGCAGTAGAAAATGTCCCAAACTGGTTCTGGTTCCAGTCACTAGCTCTTCTCCTTCAGGCAGCGTTGCAGTTTGTAGatgatctcctctctctttcacagaactttgtttttaacttcagaCATCTAATGCGGCCATAATATGCAATTGCTTTTGTATTGGTGTTGTATAGGTATTTCAAGTACGAAAAGTAACTGGAGCAAACACCGGGAAAATATTTGCCATGAAAGTTCTTAAAAAGGTAACCTGAATGTTCATGTTTCACTGCTGTCTGAATCTAAAAAAATCTATCCCTCCCTTTAGCTGTTACAATTATCTAATTCTATTGCAAACCTAAAATTAAACTTTATCTGTGATATATACAGTTGTTATCCAGGTACAGTTGGAATTATAATTAGTCTTTAACAAAATTGTGTAGTTCTTAGTAGCTAATTTAAATAGCTTaagaggttccttccaacctaaattattgtatgattctgtgaaataaataaagaattACATTTCCGCAAGAAACCTGTCATGTTATGTATAGAGCGTGGtgaaattttctcctttttttttttattatgttgttGAACCATATGTAATGTTGTGATTTAGTAAACTCAGAAGGGAATTCAGTATGAAAGTCTGCCTTGTTTAGCATGTTCTTGTGCTCTCATATCTCTGCTTTTTGTAGGCAATGATTGTAAGGAATGCAAAGGATACAGCTCATACAAAAGCAGAGCGGAATATACTGGAGGAAGTGAAACATCCCTTCATTGTAGACTTAATTTATGCCTTTCAGACTGGTGGAAAACTCTACCTCATCCTTGAGTATCTCAGTGGTCAGTATATGAAATTCTGTTACCTGCTGCTTCGTATCTTATGTAATTGAGAATTTGGATTTCTTACTCTGCTTATTCAGCTAACTATTGGCATGGTGTCTTAAAGATGTAAAATAGCTTAGCATTAAGAGTACATAGAATAACATAAACAAAGTTCattcaataaaataaagatgaatgAAACATAAAATAGTTACTTTCCTGACAGTACAGGAGAGGAAGATTTTTAATACCTTCTCTTCCGTCAGGCTTGTAATTCCTGTATGTTATACTTAGATCCAATGTAATCATACGGAGTACCTGAGGTTTTAGTCCTTGCAGGCTCTTTGTGAAACAAGAAAGTGTTATCTTTATTTCACAGATAGAAACAGACACAGATTAGAAGCAATTTGCTCAAGTTATACCAATAGGAAAAAATGGGGACAGAAAcgctgttatttttttcagcatgctGTTTTGATTTCTTCTGGCATTTCTTTAGTTGGTAGAATTCTGAGAATAACAGAATAGTAATTTCTCAGTTGTTTTTTGTGAAACAACTTTCTGTGGAACAGGGAGAATACTTGTGGCTTCTAGTTTTTCTAGAAAATAGACCTTTGACTGACTAAAAATGATAGAATGCACTTCAGTAGAGTATAATCTCATTTTCCTCATGACAGGAGGAGAACTATTTATGCAGTTAGAGAGAGAAGGGATATTTATGGAAGACACAGCTTGGTAAGTGAAACTATTTCGGTAAATTaataggtttggggtttttttcccaagtgttTAAATGGTATATTCTGACTTGAAAAACTGTAACTACTCATTCATTTCTTAGTCTAGTGAAAAGAGCAGTTAATTGGGCTTTGGGAAGACGTATGGGTTCCGTACTTACCCATTTGTGCCAGTCTTACTACAGAAGAGGGTCCATTGCTGGTTGCTGAGCAAGGCTGTATTCGTAGGGTTGTGGTAAAGGAGGTGTTTTGGGTGTTGGAGAAAAGACTGTGATGAAGGACTTGctgtaaatgcttttttttttttttttttttttttttttttgttcttgatCCACACACAATTTTACCAGCCAGTTACAGAATTTCCAAGTCACTGTAATGGCTGTATTCTAGTGATCAGATCTGTGAAGTGATAAAGGTAATTATGctaaggaaggagaaaaagcctTTTGAGTAGTGGTATTTTACATACAAACGTGTTGAAATTATTCCTTATTGATCAGGCTTCACACAACTGAATAGACTTCTATCTTCCCACAGTGCATGCCGATAATGCCTTAGAAAAGCTTTGATGTACCTATGGGGCTGTAATGCTGTTCCACAGATAGCACTCTGGGTGCTGCCGCTTACTTTCTTAGcttcattttattcttcttcaaCTTTGCCATCTAGATGTGGTAATACAGATTGAAGCGTATTTTAACCACTCACTGGTAAATTGAGATTCCTCCAAATATATTCATGGTAGCTACTGAACAGGTAAACCTAATGCTAATGGTGTAATTTTGTAGTTCATCTTGGAGTTTGTACGCCTTTTGGCAAACCAACCTCAAAGGTATCATTGTTACTCccattttttctctcctacGCTTCTAATGATACTTTCAAGGAACTGTTGCTATGTACGTAATTCTTAGTGCTTAAGATGCTTTGCATGATTGAGTATGTCTAATGGCATATGTTTCCTTTCAGCTTTTACTTGGCAGAAATCTCAATGGCACTGGGGCACTTGCATCAAAAAGGAATCATCTACCGTGATCTGAAGCCAGAAAATATCATGCTTAATCATCAAGGTAGAAATATAGTAACAGTTACATTGCAAATCATTTGAAAACAATTCTTCAAAGGTCACAACACTTCACTCTTACGTGAATTTCCTTAGAACAAGGGCATGTTCGTTATCACTCTTGGTATAACTGAAGAATTGCCAAAGCTAATTGCTTGCCTTTAAACACAGCTTCTTCGGCTTTAATAGGTCACAGCAAGCTCCAAGGTCCACGTGTATAGACACAGGCATTTTTTGAATGGTTGACTTGCTATTTCTGCAGctctgacatttttcttctactgGGTCATTGTAAAGTACATAAAGATCTGTGTCTTCAGTGTAGCATCAGTGACATTTTAGTAATGGGCATGACTGAAGACGTTAGGAAAGGCAATTTAGGTAGGATGCCAAATCATCTGTAGCTGAAATGACTTCTCTAGCTGTTGACACTTTACCTGTGAGTAGTAGCAATTCCTGAGTGCACTGTAACAGTGACTGTATGACACTGATTAGTCTGGCAATCTGTACCATCCAGTATTTTCATGTTATCTTAAACAATTTATTTACTTAGTCTAAGTCTTTGTACTGAATTATTTAGGGCACTTTACAATTTGTTGAAGGTTGTTCTC
Proteins encoded:
- the TUBD1 gene encoding tubulin delta chain isoform X3, yielding MSIVTVQLGQCGNQIGREVFNAVCGDIHGTHGLCSKKENDSYHDACKERFFSEEESEVPVARAVLVDMEPKVISQTLSIAARSGYWKYDDRSHFCQKQGSGNNWANGYSVHGPRHKEVIMNLVQKEAEKCDRLGGFFTITSMAGGTGSGLGAFVTQSLRDAFPTSFILNHVIWPYGTGEVIVQNYNSVLTLSHLYQSADALLVHENDVIHKICAQLMNIKQISFRDVNQVIAHQLGSVFQPTYTAEGGLHYSRNPLGIDWQVRPPRLGSSIPSSHSTNKPLYFNTSIANLVILRGKDLHSVDLGSFRDPSLYTSWLNPQDAFNAWKTPRAFNKYEKSASLVSNSQFLLKPLDNVVGKAWNMFASKAYIHQYTKFGIEEEDFLDSFTALEQVISSYTSL
- the TUBD1 gene encoding tubulin delta chain isoform X1; translation: MSIVTVQLGQCGNQIGREVFNAVCGDIHGTHGLCSKKENDSYHDACKERFFSEEESEVPVARAVLVDMEPKVISQTLSIAARSGYWKYDDRSHFCQKQGSGNNWANGYSVHGPRHKEVIMNLVQKEAEKCDRLGGFFTITSMAGGTGSGLGAFVTQSLRDAFPTSFILNHVIWPYGTGEVIVQNYNSVLTLSHLYQSADALLVHENDVIHKICAQLMNIKQISFRDVNQVIAHQLGSVFQPTYTAEGGLHYSRNPLGDLMETLVPHPEFKMLGLRNIPQMPENSLAYSTFSWPGLIKHLRQMLIANAKMEEGIDWQVRPPRLGSSIPSSHSTNKPLYFNTSIANLVILRGKDLHSVDLGSFRDPSLYTSWLNPQDAFNAWKTPRAFNKYEKSASLVSNSQFLLKPLDNVVGKAWNMFASKAYIHQYTKFGIEEEDFLDSFTALEQVISSYTSL
- the TUBD1 gene encoding tubulin delta chain isoform X2, translating into MSIVTVQLGQCGNQIGREVFNAVCGDIHGTHGLCSKKENDSYHDACKERFFSEEESEGTAFKLPVARAVLVDMEPKVISQTLSIAARSGYWKYDDRSHFCQKQGSGNNWANGYSVHGPRHKEVIMNLVQKEAEKCDRLGGFFTITSMAGGTGSGLGAFVTQSLRDAFPTSFILNHVIWPYGTGEVIVQNYNSVLTLSHLYQSADALLVHENDVIHKICAQLMNIKQISFRDVNQVIAHQLGSVFQPTYTAEGGLHYSRNPLGDLMETLVPHPEFKMLGLRNIPQMPENSLAYSTFSWPGLIKHLRQMLIANAKMEEGIDWQVRPPRLGSSIPSSHSTNKPLYFNTSIANLVILRGKDLHSVDLGSFRDPSLYTSWLNPQDAFNAWKTPRAFNKYEKSASLVSNSQFLLKPLDNVVGKAWNMFASKAYIHQYTKFGIEEEDFLDSFTALEQVISSYTSL
- the TUBD1 gene encoding tubulin delta chain isoform X5, which translates into the protein MSIVTVQLGQCGNQIGREVFNAVCGDIHGTHGLCSKKENDSYHDACKERFFSEEESEVPVARAVLVDMEPKVISQTLSIAARSGYWKYDDRSHFCQKQGSGNNWANGYSVHGPRHKEVIMNLVQKEAEKCDRLGGFFTITSMAGGTGSGLGAFVTQSLRDAFPTSFILNHVIWPYGTGEVIVQNYNSVLTLSHLYQSADALLVHENDVIHKICAQLMNIKQISFRDVNQVIAHQLGSVFQPTYTAEGGLHYSRNPLGSFRDPSLYTSWLNPQDAFNAWKTPRAFNKYEKSASLVSNSQFLLKPLDNVVGKAWNMFASKAYIHQYTKFGIEEEDFLDSFTALEQVISSYTSL
- the TUBD1 gene encoding tubulin delta chain isoform X4, whose amino-acid sequence is MSIVTVQLGQCGNQIGREVFNAVCGDIHGTHGLCSKKENDSYHDACKERFFSEEESEVPVARAVLVDMEPKVISQTLSIAARSGYWKYDDRSHFCQKQGSGNNWANGYSVHGPRHKEVIMNLVQKEAEKCDRLGGFFTITSMAGGTGSGLGAFVTQSLRDAFPTSFILNHVIWPYGTGEVIVQNYNSVLTLSHLYQSADALLVHENDVIHKICAQLMNIKQISFRDVNQVIAHQLGSVFQPTYTAEGGLHYSRNPLGDLMETLVPHPEFKMLGLRNIPQMPENSLAYSTFSWPGLIKHLRQMLIANAKMEEGIDWQVRPPRLGSSIPSSHSTNKPLYFNTSIANLVILRGKDLHSVDLGKKHRAYIHQYTKFGIEEEDFLDSFTALEQVISSYTSL